The segment CGGGGTGAGGCGCCCGCGCCGGAAAGTCCGGGGAGCCGCGCCGGAGCCGCGCCGGAGACTCGCCGGGACGTTGCCGTTGGTCCGATTCCTGGCGCGCAGGTTTCCACCGCCGCTGCCGAACCGGGGGGCGAGAATGAGGGGAGTTGGTGGGACTGGTTGGTGAATCGGGTGCGTGCTTTTCTCAGCCAGCTTCCCATTTCCGATACGGGGGTTTCCACTTATGCCGGCACACGCCCCCAGGTAGATTTGACCGGAGAGGCCGATCCGAATCAAAACCAGCGACAACAACAAGCCGCGGACGTGGAAATGTCCCATCAGCGAGCGACGGCGGACGGCGCCTCCCTGGTTCCTTTTGGCGAAAATGACATCTATCCCACGGTTCCGACGGAGACACTAAGTCCTTCCTACCGGCCTGCGCCGCCGACGGCGTCCATGGGGCGAGGTGGGGTGGTCGGAGGTGGTTCCGACCAGGCGCGCGCCCTCTTTGACCAGGGCGCGGCGCCATGGCTGCGCCAGCACGTACAGAACCAGGTGCAGCAGCGGCAGCAGAACCGCATGGTTTATGAGCAGCAGTCGGCGGAAATTCGCGCCAGCGGCCAGCGCCAGATCGCCGATGAGACGGTGCGCGTTCGTGGGGAGCAGGAGGGAATGCAGGAGCAGGCGCGCGCGGATGTGGCCGCGCAGCGTGAAAGCTGGCGGGAAGAGAACCTCAGAATTCAGCAAACATACGCCACGCAATCGGCGACAAGACGGCAAGAAGTTGACCAACAAATTCAGAACAGGGTGCGGACGGCGGAGACCGAGGCGGACACCACGATGACGCGCGCGGAGAACCGCGCGGAGCAGGAGCGGGTGGCGGCGGAGGCGAAAGCGGCGGCGAAGAGACGGGAAGCAGAGAATCGTCCGCGAAGCTGGTGGGATCGGGTCAAGGGGGCTGTCTCCGATGCATTTGCGGCCATTAAGCGGGCCATCAACGATATATTCGATGCGCTGCGCAAACTGGTGAAACAGATTATCGAGGCCGCGAAAGTGGTGGTGCGGGGCATCATTGAAGCGGCGCGCGTGGTCGTCGTGGGGTTGATCAGGAGCTTTGGCGCTGTTCTTAAAGGGTTGGTGACGGTGGCGCTGGCGGCTTTCCCCGAGGCGGCGGCCCGCGCGCGTGACTGGATTGACCGGCGCGTGAATTCGGCTGTCGATGCCGTCAATGCTGCCGCGGAAATCTTGAAAGAGGCGGCGGATACGATTCTGGACTGGGTTGGCGAAGCGCTGGACACGGCACTCTCTGTCTTGCAGGCAGCGTTCAACCTGGCTTTGGATATTCTGGAGTTCCTGACGTTAGGGTTGGTTGAGCTACTACGGCTGCTGCAAAAGCTGATTGAGCTGCTGGCTCAAATTGGCCCCATGATGCGGGCGATCTGGGACCTGATTCAAAATCCTGAGCCGGCGATTGAAGCCATCAAGCAATTTCTGGGCGGCCTCATTGCCCAGGTTCCGGCGCAGGCCAGGGCGATTGCGCGAGGGGCCATCACTTTTAGTGACCCACCCGCCAATCATTGGCAGGGCATTTGGGAACACCTGGAGCCGAAGCTGGATTATCTGGCGACCAACTGGTGGGAGGTGATCAAGCAAACGGCGTGGTTTATGATCTGGCCGTTTGACGAGGATAGTCCTATCTGGAAGGAGGGGCCGGAACTGTGGGATACTATCGGTGAGGCGTTTGACGCTGTTTGGGCGGGGGATTTTAATCGGGCGCTGGACAAATACCTGCGCGTGCAGCAGTTGATTGTCAATATCGCCAACTTGTTTTATGGATGGGTGTTCCTGGGGCTGGTGATTGGCTACGGGATTGCCGGGGGGATTGCGGGTGTGGAAGTGGGGGTGGTTCCGGGTATTATTGCCGGCATGGGCGTGGGCGCGGGCATCGCGGCGGACATTGGGCTTGGCCTCCTGGCCGCCACGGCTGCCGCCGAAGGGGCTGTGTTGGCGAAAGCTGGCTATGACCTGATATTTGGCTCGCAAACCCCCCAGGAGAACGACAATGACTATGAGGATATTGCCAGCAGCGGCCTGGTTTTGGCTATTATTGGCGCGTTGTTATTGCTTGGCTCCCTGGCATCCCGTTTTGGCAAGGCGATCCTGTCGCGCGCGGGCCGGGTCGTGGGCGCCGCCGTCCGCGCCCTTTTGGGGCCGCGCGCGGCGGAGGTGTTGGAAGCCGCCCTGAACCGCATCCGCCTGAAAGTCGCCGAGATCCAGGCGCGGCTGCGCGGCGAAGGAAGATTTAAGTTCAAGAACAGCCCGGTGACCGCCGCCAGCTATGAAGGGCCGGCCAGGCGGCTTCATCCAGAGCGTTTTGACGAGATCATTACCGAACTGGATCGCAACGGCATCGAGATCAATGTGCGGGATGCGGGCGACCCGTGGACGGGGAGCTATCAACCGGGTAGAAGCCCGGGTGAGCCGGGTCAGATGAATGTTCACCGTGACGTTGACCTGCGCACGCTGGAACATGAGTATAAACATTTCGTGGACGACAGGGCGGGCGGCTATCCTGGCCTGCGGCATTACCTGGAGAATCCCGAAGTGATGTGGGAAATGGAGCGGGCGGCGTATGATCGGGAGATCGAACTGGTCAACGCGGATGGCTCTCTCTCGGTGGAGGATAGAGCGGCCATTGTCCGGGAACTGGAAGCGGCAAAGGCCAGGGAACGCGCATACTACCTGGGAAGCGAGGAGTAGCGGGCATGGAGAGGATACCCATTGAGACGCTGCGGGAGATGTGGCGCAAAGGGGGCGTGTTTGGAGACTGGCGGCGTCGCTTGCGAGACGGGTATGCACCTGGAGAGCGTTACTTTGAGTTTGGCTTGATGCCGGAGCGCCATCACGGATGTCACTACCGGGTTGTGCTGAACCATCACGTTCCGGTCTGGTTATGCCCGGCGGGGAGCACTTTTCGCAGCATCTACGTGATTCGACCGCAAAACGAGCGTGCCGGAGAGGTAGAAATCAGGGAAGCGGACAGGAAGGCCGGCGTGCATTATCATACTTTCTTTGTGACGGAAGAAGCGTATGCCGGCATGTTAGCGGATGCAGCGCACATTTTTGCTCTCTATGAGGATGAAGACAGCGTCTGTTTTTGGAGCATCCCCCATAAATGGTTTGGCGAAACGGGCCTGATTCGGTTCATTTCCGAGAAGATAGCTGCCACAGACGAATTCCGCGATCTGGATCTGGGTCGAGAAAGCTGGTATTGGCCGTAGCGGGGTGATTGTTGTGGTGGGGGGGAGAATGCCGGCATTTTGCCCCAGCATAACCACGCCTTCCAGACCGTGATGTTGCCTGACCCCTTGCGCTCACCTGCTTTACGAACTTTGCCCCCCTGACAACGCGCCCATTTGGCCCCGCCGAGGCGCCAGAGGTGAGGTCAGGCGCCCGCCGTGCGCGCGAATGGATGGACCCTAAGCCCGCCCTCTCTTGGGTGGCGCAGCCGTTCCCAAGCCCTGACACAGGCGGCATCACGGATCGGCGCGCCTACCGCTGCCAGAGACCGTGGTGGATACCGCCCTGGATGTAGATGGCGAAGGTACCGTGGCCGGGGATCTCCAACGGCGGGTGGGCGATCTCGCCGCCAGCCTTCACCGCGGCGGAGACGGCTGCTTCAATGTCGTCCACCAGCCAGTAGGGCCGCACCACCGGCTCCTCTGTCTCCTGCAAGGGTGCCCGCACCCCCACCAGCCCGCCGCCCGGCAGCGCGGCCGTCCGGGCGTTACCGAGCCTGGCATCCGGATCGCCGAACGGCGTCCCGTTCGCTGCGGCGTACGCATCGCACACCGCGTCGACCTCCCTGGTCACGATTTCCAGATAGTGAATCTGCATGATTCATTCTCCTTTGACGTCTAACGCCACCGTCAGGCTTTTTCTTCCTTGCGCGACCCATCAAATAACTCGTATGCCCGTATCCAATATCTCTTTTACAAGTGGGTTGCTCGGCGTGAAGTCTTTAGGATTGAAAGGCAAGACCTCCAAATCTGTGCTGACCGCAATCGTGATTTTGCGAATTTTGTTCTTGTCTATGAAACGAATGCCCTCGAATTCGTGCGAAACCAATGCTAAATCAATGTCACTCCATTGATTCGCCTGCCCGCTGGCATAACTACCAAACAAGATTGCATCCTGAATTTGAAATCCATGCTCTCTGAGTGAAGTCAGGTATTGTGCGATTATTCGTCGAATGTGATTTGGGATGTCAGCCATGAGATAAACTCCTTGATTCTGACGAAATAGCCCTCCGCAAATTCTCTGGTGCAGAGCTTGTAAAACTCGCTGCTTAACTTGTTCGTGAAATCGGGGGACAGGCTAACGTCGTTTAGTCTACGAAGATTTTGGGTAACTACTAAGCCAGATTGGACCAATTTTCTCTGGCGAAAAGAGTCACTGAGCGCGTGAAATTGGTCCAATCTCCAGAGAGCGTTAGCAGTTACGATTTTGGAATGAGTATGGCTCATTGTTCTGAATGAACAGGCGGAACGTTAAAAGAATGGCGTCTCTCGCCGAGCTTTTTTATCCACGAAAAATGTACCTGACCCAGAAGAATTGTATGTTATTTTCGCCAAATAGCTATGTTGTGTACAATGGCAATAGGAGTGATTTTCTACGACAAACGTAACTGCTAAGCCAGATTGGACCAATTTTCTCTGGCGAAAAGAGTCATTGAGCGCGTAAAATTGGTCCAATCTCCAGAGAGCGTTAGTAGTTACCGACAAACTTAGGATAAGCCCCGTGTGCTTGGCCTGGCGGGGGCAACGGAATAAGCGTATATGAGTTGGATCAGGCGTTGCATTCTCTACAGGAACGCTGGACGCGGTTCGTCCCGTAAAGACACCCCATGACGCAATTGACCGCCGACATTGTTATTTGCGGCGCCGGCATTGCCGGCATCGCCGCCGCCTATCACCTCACCGTTCACCAGGGCGTCCCCCATGTGCTGCTGGTTGACGAACGCCCGCCCCTCACCCTCACCAGCGACAAATCCACCGAAGCGTACCGCAACTGGTGGCCCGGCCCCGACGCCGCCATGCGCCAGCTCATGAACCGCGGCATCGACTTGCTAGAAACGCTGGCTCAGGGAAGCGACAATCGCTTCCTCCTCAACCGCCGCGGCTACGTCTACGCCACCGCCGACCCCGCGCGCGCGGCGGCCATGCGCGCCGAAGCCGTGGCCGCCACGGACATGGGCGAGATCCGCCAGCACATGGGGCAGCCCGCGGATCCGCCCTACGCGCCCGTCGTCGCTGAAGGTTTCGCCGATCAGCCTGACGGCGTAGACCTCCTGCTTGATCCCCGCCTCATCCGTCAACACTTTCCCTATCTCTCGCCGCGGACGGTGGCCGTGCTGCACGCTCGCCGCTGTGGCTGGTTCAGCGGACAGCAGTTGGGCATGCTGTTGTTGGAACAGGCCAAACGGCACGGCGCGCAGCTTATGACCGGACGGGTGATGGCCGTGCGGCAGGCGGGGGGGCGCGTGGCGGGCGTGACCGTGCGGCAGGCGGATGGGCATGTGGATGTGCGCACCGATTGTTTCGTGAACGCCGCCGGTCCCCTGGTGAACGAGGTGGCCGCGCTGCTGGGGGTGGACCTGCCCGTTTTCAGTGAGCGACACATTAAGGCGTCATTCAAAGACATACTGGGCGTTATCCCCCGCGACGCGCCGCTGCTGATCTGGGAGGACGCGCAGTATTTGCCGTGGAATGACGCGGAGCGGGACTGGCTGGCGGAGGCGACGGATACGCGCTGGCTGCTGGAGCCGTTCCCCGGCGGCGTGCATACGCGCCCGGAGGGGGGCGGCGATAGCCGGAACGTGCTCATGCTCTGGGCCTATCACCCGCAAGCGGTCGCGCCCGTTTTCCCGTTGCCCGATGATCCTACCTTCCCGGAGGTGGTGCTGCGGGGCATGGCGACGATGATTCCGGGCCTTGCCGCTTACTTTGAGCAGATGCCACGCCCTTACGTGGATGGCGGTTACTACACCAAGACGCGGGAAAATCGGCTGTTGAGTTGCCCGCTGCCCGTGTCTGGCGCGTATCTTCTGGGGGCGCTTTCCGGCTATGGGCTGATGGCGGCGCTGGCGGCGGCGGAGTTGCTGGCGGCGCATGTTGTGGGGGGGGCGATGCCGGCATACGCGCCCGCTTTTGATCTGCGCCGCTATGAGGATGACGCTTACCTGCGGCAGATTGAGGACTGGGCGGGAAGTTTGCAGTTGTAGTTTGAACGACTTGAATAATGGGACGTTTTGGGTCTGCGAGCTTCCGGGAAGGTTTCTTGGTACATGTACAATAAACGGTTAACAACTATGGACAAACGACGCACGGCACAAGGGGCAAAAACATTGGCGGGGGGCTACTACACGTCCGCGGAGGTGTGGCGCCGGGAGTGGGAGCGGATTTTTGCGCGGCATTGGCTGTATGTGGGGCGGTCGGCGCAAATGGATGCGCCAGGGGCGTATGTGCTGGTGGAAGTGGGGGAGGAGAGTTTGATTTTGACGCGGGATGAGGCAGGGGTGGCGCGTGGGTTTTATAATGTATGCCGGCATCGCGGCACACGCCTCTGCGCCCAATCCCCCGGCCAATTCTCCCACACCATCCAGTGCCCCTACCACGCCTGGACCTATGACCTGGCGGGCAGCCTCATCGGCGCGCCCAACATGCACGAAGTGGCCGACTTCCGCAAAGCGGATTACCCGCTGGTTCCCGTGGCCGTGGCCGAGTGGGAGGGGAACCTTTTCCTCAATCTGGCGACGGACGCGCCACCGCTGACGCAGGCGCTGGCCCCGATCTGGGATAAGTTCGCGGCCTGGCGATTGGCGGAACTGGTGGTGGCGCGGGAGACGGTTTATGAGGTGGCGGCGAACTGGAAGCTGATCTTCCAGAATTATTCGGAGTGCTATCACTGCCCGACGCTGCATCCCGTGTTGAACCGTTTGACGCCTTATCGAAATGCCGGCAACGACCTGGAAGAAGGCGCGATACTTGGCGGACCCATGACCCTCTCCGATGGCGTGACCAGCATGACCCTCAGCGGGCAGCGATGCGCCCCGCCCCTGGGCGACGTTCGCGGCGCGGACCTGGGGCGCGTCTACTACTACACCTTGTTCCCCGGCATGTTCCTCAGCCTCCACCCCGATTACGTCCTCATCCACCGCCTGCAACCGCTGGCCGTGGATCGCACCCGCGTCATTTGCCAGTGGCTTTTCCACCCCGACGCCCTGGCCCGTCCCGACTTCGACCCCGAGGGCGCGGTGGCCTTTTGGGACATGACCAACCGCCAGGATTGGGAAGTATGCGAACTATCGCAGCAGGGCGTTAGCTCCCGCGCCTACACGCCTGGCCCCTACGCGGAACTAGAAAGCATGATTGCCGCCTTCGACCGCGCTTACTTACACGCCCTGCAACTGCCAGTCTGAAGAGGTTCCCTATGTCCACCATCGTCGTCGTCCAAAAAGAAGGAAAAATCGTCATCGGCGCGGATACGCTGACCAAGTTTGGCGGCAGCAAAGAACACGCCGACTACATCCTCAACTCCTCCAAAATAATCCGCGTTGGCGACACCTATATCGGCTCCGTGGGGCACGCCTCCTGGCCGCTGGTGCTGGCAAGTTGCTTTCAGGATTGGGAACAGCCGCCCGCCTTCCACAGCGTGGAGGCCATTTTTGAGACGGCCCAATCGCTGCACCAGCAGTTGAAGGAGCGGTACTTCCTCAACGCGCACCGCGACAACGAAGACTCCTTTGAGGATTCGCGCCTCTACTGCCTGCTGGCGAATGCGCGCGGCATCTTTGGCCTCTATTCGCTGCGGTCGGTGCAGCAGTACAGCCGTTTTTATGCCTTCGGATCGGGGAGCGACTACGCGATGGGAGCCATGCACGTCCTATACGGGACGTCGGCCACGGCCTATGAGGTGGCGCGGGCGGCGCTGACGGCGGCGGCGGCGTTTGATGGCAGTACTGGCGATCCGTTCGACCTGTTTGAGCTAGATGCCTTGCTCGAATAAAGCCTGCCGGTCGCATCAGCAGTGCGTGCAGATTGGTTCATTCTTGGGGAATGAACCAATCTGAAAAGGGTCGGTAAATGCGCCCCTAATGCTTTATAGCGACAAACGACTTTCATAGGTCAGCAGACGCCATCCGTGTCCCTGCACCGCCAGAGCGGCGGCGTAACCGGACGCGGGATTGAACCCGTACAGCGACCAGCGGGCCACGTCGTCCGGGTCGGGCGCGACGGAGAGGAGACGCGCGGGTTCGCCGGGAGCAAAGGCGACCTCGAACTGGTCTAGCGGGCGGGAGAGACCCAGGCCAATCCCTTTGATATATGCTTCCTTGCGTGTCCAACAATCGAAGAAGGCGCGCTGACGGTGCGGAGAGGGCATTTCCGCTAGCCGCGCCCGCTCGCCCGGGGCGAAGAACTGCCCGGCAATCCCCATCATGTCGTCCAACGGGCGCACCTGCTCTACATCCACCCCCACGGCCCCCAGCCGCGTCACCGCCACCAGCGCCATCTCGCCCGAATGGGAGAGATTAAACTGCACGCCCTGGTCCTCGTGCAGTCGCGGCTTACCCCGCGCACCGTAATCAAAGCGTAACTCCGCGGCCGGTTCGCCCACGTAGCGGCTGAGAATGAGGCGCAACATACCCCGCGCCGTCACAAAAGCCTGGCGATGGCGGGCAAAAACGAACGCCCGCGCCCGTGCCGCTTCATCCGCCGCCAGCAGCGGCCATAACCGGTCCGCCGCTGCCGCCTGCGTCAGCCACACCCGCCATAGGTGTACCTCATTGTGTTCCAGCACCGCCGTTTCCGGCGCTGCCTGCCATGTCAGGTCTGACATCCTGTTCCTTACTTTTCAAATAGGACAACTTTTTCCGTAGTCCGATTTTCCAAATCGGACAACATTCTCCGTAGTCCGATTTTCTAAATCGGACACCACTTTTGACGCCTGTTGGGTACGGGTATATTGAGATGTTGCCCTATTGTATGCTGTCGCGCAGATGCCGGCACAATGGCTCCGCCAACGCGCCCATATGCTCAGGTAAAAACAGCGTCTCGTGATTACCGGGGATGATTTCAATTTCAATGCCGGCATCCGTCAAAGCCGCCCACTTCACCTGATGCCGCCCCGTGTGCATCGCATTCGCATACAACGTGATCTTCCCCCCATAGGCGCGTGGCTGGTAGCGGAAACGCGCCGCAAACGCCACATCCCGCAAATGCCGCATCCGCCGCGCCGCTCCCTCGCCTGCCGTGCCTTCTGGCGGCGGGGGCACAGCCCGCAGCAAACGTCGTCGCTGCACCAGGTAAGCAATCCGCGCAATCACCCGGTCCAACCGATTCCCCGTTTCCGCTCCCTTATTTTCCAACGACCGCGGCGGATCCCACACATGATGCGTCGCGTTCGGCGGAATCAGCGTATCAATCACTGCCAGATGCGCCACCTGCTCCCCCTGCGCCCACAACTGCTGCGCCATCTCAAAAGCCACAATCCCCCCCAGCGCGTGGCCGCCAATCCGGTACGGACCATGCGGCTGCACTGTCCGCACCGCCTGCAAATAATAAGCCGCCATATCCTCAATCGTCTCATGCGGCAATTGCCCCGGTTCCAGACCCAACGGCTGCACCCCATACACAGGCCATTCCGGCCCCAGATGGCGCGCCAGCGGCAGCAGGCTTAATACTGTTCCCCCATCATCCGGCACGCAAAAGAACGGAGGCCGTGCCGTAGCCACTTCATCGCCGCCGGACAGCCGCGTCAGAACGTGCCACGTCATCGCCTCGCCCCGCTCCAGCCACGCCGCCAGTCCGGCCAGCGTCCCCGCCTGCGCCAACGCCGTCAACGGCACATACACGCCCAACTGCTCCTGAATGGTCGCGCACAGATACGCGGCATGCAAAGGATTCCCCGCCGTTTCCTC is part of the Ardenticatenales bacterium genome and harbors:
- a CDS encoding FAD-binding oxidoreductase, producing the protein MTQLTADIVICGAGIAGIAAAYHLTVHQGVPHVLLVDERPPLTLTSDKSTEAYRNWWPGPDAAMRQLMNRGIDLLETLAQGSDNRFLLNRRGYVYATADPARAAAMRAEAVAATDMGEIRQHMGQPADPPYAPVVAEGFADQPDGVDLLLDPRLIRQHFPYLSPRTVAVLHARRCGWFSGQQLGMLLLEQAKRHGAQLMTGRVMAVRQAGGRVAGVTVRQADGHVDVRTDCFVNAAGPLVNEVAALLGVDLPVFSERHIKASFKDILGVIPRDAPLLIWEDAQYLPWNDAERDWLAEATDTRWLLEPFPGGVHTRPEGGGDSRNVLMLWAYHPQAVAPVFPLPDDPTFPEVVLRGMATMIPGLAAYFEQMPRPYVDGGYYTKTRENRLLSCPLPVSGAYLLGALSGYGLMAALAAAELLAAHVVGGAMPAYAPAFDLRRYEDDAYLRQIEDWAGSLQL
- a CDS encoding hydroxylase, giving the protein MQIHYLEIVTREVDAVCDAYAAANGTPFGDPDARLGNARTAALPGGGLVGVRAPLQETEEPVVRPYWLVDDIEAAVSAAVKAGGEIAHPPLEIPGHGTFAIYIQGGIHHGLWQR
- a CDS encoding 4'-phosphopantetheinyl transferase superfamily protein, which gives rise to MSDLTWQAAPETAVLEHNEVHLWRVWLTQAAAADRLWPLLAADEAARARAFVFARHRQAFVTARGMLRLILSRYVGEPAAELRFDYGARGKPRLHEDQGVQFNLSHSGEMALVAVTRLGAVGVDVEQVRPLDDMMGIAGQFFAPGERARLAEMPSPHRQRAFFDCWTRKEAYIKGIGLGLSRPLDQFEVAFAPGEPARLLSVAPDPDDVARWSLYGFNPASGYAAALAVQGHGWRLLTYESRLSL
- a CDS encoding nucleotidyltransferase domain-containing protein translates to MADIPNHIRRIIAQYLTSLREHGFQIQDAILFGSYASGQANQWSDIDLALVSHEFEGIRFIDKNKIRKITIAVSTDLEVLPFNPKDFTPSNPLVKEILDTGIRVI
- a CDS encoding aromatic ring-hydroxylating dioxygenase subunit alpha, whose translation is MDKRRTAQGAKTLAGGYYTSAEVWRREWERIFARHWLYVGRSAQMDAPGAYVLVEVGEESLILTRDEAGVARGFYNVCRHRGTRLCAQSPGQFSHTIQCPYHAWTYDLAGSLIGAPNMHEVADFRKADYPLVPVAVAEWEGNLFLNLATDAPPLTQALAPIWDKFAAWRLAELVVARETVYEVAANWKLIFQNYSECYHCPTLHPVLNRLTPYRNAGNDLEEGAILGGPMTLSDGVTSMTLSGQRCAPPLGDVRGADLGRVYYYTLFPGMFLSLHPDYVLIHRLQPLAVDRTRVICQWLFHPDALARPDFDPEGAVAFWDMTNRQDWEVCELSQQGVSSRAYTPGPYAELESMIAAFDRAYLHALQLPV